In Spirochaetaceae bacterium, the genomic stretch ACACCGTGCCCGCCACCGCCACCGGCACCTCCAGGTCCATCTTCATCGCCTCCATCACGAACAGCACCTGTCCCTCCGTCACGCCCGCGCCCACCGAGGTGCGGACCTCGCGAATGGTGCCGGTCATCGGCGCCACCACGTCGCCCGGTGCGGCGCTGCCGGCTGCCGGCGCGGGCGCCGGCACGGGCGCCGGCGAAGAGGCCGGGGCGGCAGCGGATGCGGCGGCCTGCCGTGGAG encodes the following:
- a CDS encoding acetyl-CoA carboxylase biotin carboxyl carrier protein subunit, which gives rise to PRQAAASAAAPASSPAPVPAPAPAAGSAAPGDVVAPMTGTIREVRTSVGAGVTEGQVLFVMEAMKMDLEVPVAVAGTVSEIAVSAGDSVVEAQILARVSG